The Triticum aestivum cultivar Chinese Spring chromosome 7B, IWGSC CS RefSeq v2.1, whole genome shotgun sequence genome window below encodes:
- the LOC123159736 gene encoding uncharacterized protein, whose protein sequence is MDWYAWLAKAGLTPAATYEYGLLFSENELEPGDAPDFDHDLLKSMGIAVAKHRLEILKLARKDAAAAAAASHSSSSAAARLARRAGRCIVRCARRLGGGGAGGRRYSSSSVTVVPRICNGAAGDVVVRAGAVRRRSSVKKMVLMITDGGVGAGAGVRFSGSQKASLMFQDCAYEDEEEDGERCSDGGTAGGESEIKWDSMFQDLKPT, encoded by the coding sequence ATGGACTGGTACGCGTGGCTGGCGAAGGCGGGGCTGACGCCGGCGGCGACGTACGAGTACGGGCTGCTCTTCAGCGAGAACGAGCTGGAGCCGGGCGACGCGCCGGACTTCGACCACGACCTGCTCAAGAGCATGGGCATCGCCGTCGCCAAGCACCGCCTCGAGATCCTCAAGCTCGCCAggaaggacgccgccgccgccgccgccgcgtcccactcctcctcctccgcggccgcccgGCTCGCGCGCAGGGCCGGCAGGTGCATCGTGCGGTGCGCGCGCCGGCTGGGCGGCGGGGGCGCCGGCGGGAGGCGGTACTCCTCGTCCTCGGTCACCGTGGTGCCGAGGATCTGCAACGGCGCGGCGGGGGACGTCGTGGTCCGCGCCGGCGCCGTGCGGCGGAGGAGCAGCGTCAAGAAGATGGTGCTCATGATCACCGACGGcggcgtcggcgccggcgccggcgtccGGTTCTCCGGGTCGCAGAAGGCCAGCCTCATGTTCCAGGACTGCGCgtacgaggacgaggaggaggacggggagcgGTGCTCCGACGGCGGCACGGCCGGCGGCGAGAGCGAGATCAAGTGGGACTCCATGTTCCAGGACCTCAAGCCGACGTGA